In Acidobacteriota bacterium, the sequence GAGCGTGCTGGCGCCATCCGAGGCGGCGGCGTGGCTCGCTGCGCCCGGCTGACACGTCGGCCCCGACGTGTTGATTCGCTGCGGGTGGTCGCACGACGCCGCAGTCACGGTCGCCCGGCCGCGCCGGCGTCGAGGCTTCCTACCCCAGAAACCCCAGGTTCGGCATCGCGAAGCGGCCGATGTTCGGCAGGATGATGGGCAGGTCGCTTGCCGCGACGCCGAACCAGCGCGCCAGCGTCGCCGAGTACTCGTCGACCGACGTCGTCGGAATCCAGCGTCCGAGCCCCGTGTCGTCCGGTCCGTTGACGACAAGCGTGGGGAACGTGCCGTAGAACCGCCGGCCACGCACGGCGCCGCCCACGACCAAGTGGTGGCTGCCCCACCCGTGGTCCGACCCGCTTCCGTTCGTTGGAAAGGTCCGGCCGAAGTCCGACGCGGTGAACGTCGTCACTTGGTCGGCGACGCCGAGCTCCACCGTCGCCCCGTAGAACGAGCTCACCGCTTCGCTCAGTTCCTGCACCAGCGCGGCGTGCGTTCCCATCTGGTTGCCGTGCGTGTCGTAGCCGCCGGTGGCGCAGAAGAAGATCTGCCGCCGGTGTCCGATGGTCGCGCGCGAGGCGATGAGCTGCGCCACCATNNNNNNNNNNNNNNNNNNNNNNNNNNNNNNNNNNNNNNNNNNNNNNNNNNNNNNNNNNNNNNNNNNNNNNNNNNNNNNNNNNNNNNNNNNNNNNNNNNNNCCGAGCGAGATCGACATCGACACCTGCTGGTTGTCGTTGAGCGACCGCAGGAGGTCGGCCGTCCGGCCCCCCCACCCCGTCGTCGAGTTCCGGTCGGACACCGACGTCTGCCACAGCGCCTGCTGGTCGCTGTGCGAGAAGAGCGACAGTGGCACCGGCACGCTCCGCGCACGATACTGCGCCTGCGTGATGGGCGCGACGAGCGGGCCGACGTTGCTGACGATGGCCACCTTGCCGTGCTCGAAGAGAATCTGCAGACCGGTCATGTTGGGGTGGAACCCCCACTCGCGTCCGTCACCGTTCTCGGGAAACACCGGCAGGAGCTGCGGCGACGGCAGGGCGAGGTTGCCCCGTGCCGCCGCGTACTCGGCGTATCCGATGGTGCGCGGCACGATCAGGTTGTTGGCGTCGTTGCCGCCGTACAGGAACACGCAGACGAGGGCGCGGTAGTCGTTCGTCTGCGCGATTGCGTTGATCTTGTAGAGGTCGAGCACGGCGGCCGCCGCGGCGCTGTAGCCCACCGCCGAACAGGCAGCCTGGCGCAGGAACTCGCGGCGGGACGGTCGGGTCACGTTCGGCATGGCGGCCCCTACTTCTGGACGACGAACTCGGGCGAGTTGACGACGAGGTGCACGGCGGCTCGGGCCCGGCTGAGCGGCCGGTCCACGGGGATCGCCTCGACCGCCTCCCGGACGATGGTGGCCATCTCGCTCGACATCCGTCCGTTGAGCAGCAGCACGTTGAGCCGCTCGACGAGCGCCGGCACGTTGCCCGCGAGCGATTGCTCCACCGACAGGTCGAGCGAGATGCGGTGCTCGTTCCACTCGTAGCCACGATAGACGAGGTCGCGCATCGTGTTGGCGGCGCGGATCGCCGTCGTCTCGTGCG encodes:
- a CDS encoding DUF1501 domain-containing protein, giving the protein MVAQLIASRATIGHRRQIFFCATGGYDTHGNQMGTHAALVQELSEAVSSFYGATVELGVADQVTTFTASDFGRTFPTNGSGSDHGWGSHHLVVGGAVRGRRFYGTFPTLVVNGPDDTGLGRWIPTTSVDEYSATLARWFGVAASDLPIILPNIGRFAMPNLGFLG
- a CDS encoding DUF1501 domain-containing protein, with the protein product MPNVTRPSRREFLRQAACSAVGYSAAAAAVLDLYKINAIAQTNDYRALVCVFLYGGNDANNLIVPRTIGYAEYAAARGNLALPSPQLLPVFPENGDGREWGFHPNMTGLQILFEHGKVAIVSNVGPLVAPITQAQYRARSVPVPLSLFSHSDQQALWQTSVSDRNSTTGWGGRTADLLRSLNDNQQVSMSISLG